In the Brassica napus cultivar Da-Ae chromosome A7, Da-Ae, whole genome shotgun sequence genome, one interval contains:
- the LOC106353443 gene encoding probable pectin methyltransferase QUA2 has translation MSSMPLQRGISGGVRVSESADDLRDSQMKDKTDLIRGRSTTDSSSLTLRFPFAFLFNNNQPPSKTGDNGSDPRSRHRLVLLFLKISLVLIVVLALAGSFWWTLSISASPRGGHVYHNYRRLQEQLVSDLLDIGEISIGPSRWKELEYCDTEAENYVPCFNVSESLEMGYTNGDENDRFCGSGSKQECLVLPPVDYKVPLRWPTGKDVIWFRNVKITADEVLTSGSINKRMMMMDDDQISFRSASPMFDEVEDYSHQIAQMIGIKNDNFIEAGVRTILDIGCGYGSFGAHLLSKQLLTMCIANYEASGSQVQLTLERGLPAMIASFVSKQLPYPSLSFDMLHCSTCGIDWDQKEGLLLVEVDRVLKPGGYFVWTSPLTNARNKDDLKRWNFVHDFAESICWTLLSQQDKTVVWKKTIKTKCYSARKPGVGPSVCSKGHDVESPYYRPLQMCLGGTRNRRWIPIESRTRWPSRSNMNKTELSLYGLHQEVVGEDAENWKVNVREYWSLLSPLIFSDHPKRPGDEDPSPPYNMLRNVLDMNAQYGGLNSALLEAKKSVWVMNVVPTAGPNHLPMILDRGFVGVLHDWCEAFPSYPRTYDLVHADNLLTLQTSKLRSSCSFMQIFTEIDRLLRPEGWVIIRDTAQLVEAARALTTQLKWEARVIEVESSSEQRLLVCQKPITKRQSI, from the exons ATGTCGTCGATGCCACTGCAACGTGGCATCTCAGGAGGAGTACGAGTTTCCGAAAGCGCTGACGATCTACGAGACTCTCAAATGAAAGACAAAACAGACTTGATCAGAGGCCGTTCTACAACAGACAGCAGCAGTTTAACCTTACGGTTTCCTTTCGCTTTCCTCTTTAACAACAACCAACCTCCTTCCAAAACCGGCGACAACGGCAGTGATCCGAGGAGCAGGCACAGATTGGTTCTCCTCTTTCTCAAGATCAGTTTGGTTCTCATCGTTGTTCTCGCTTTAGCTGGTTCCTTCTGGTGGACGCTTTCGATCTCGGCGTCACCGAGAGGTGGTCACGTGTATCATAACTACAGGAGGTTGCAGGAGCAGCTCGTTTCGGATTTGTTGGATATTGGGGAGATCTCGATTGGTCCCAGCAGGTGGAAAGAGTTGGAGTATTGTGATACAGAAGCTGAGAACTATGTTCCTTGCTTTAATGTCTCTGAGAGTCTTGAGATGGGTTACACCAACGGCGATGAAAACGATCGGTTTTGTGGGTCTGGTTCGAAACAGGAGTGTTTGGTTTTGCCGCCTGTGGATTATAAGGTTCCGCTGAGGTGGCCTACGGGTAAAGATGTTATATGGTTTCGTAATGTTAAGATTACTGCTGATGAAGTGTTGACTTCTGGTAGTATCAACAAGAG gatgatgatgatggatgaTGATCAGATATCTTTTCGTTCTGCCTCTCCTATGTTTGATGAGGTTGAAGACTATTCCCATCAGATTGCTCAGATGATTGGGATTAAGAATGATAACTTCATTGAAGCTGGC GTGAGAACTATATTGGATATTGGATGTGGTTATGGTAGCTTTGGAGCACATTTACTCTCAAAACAGCTTTTAACCATGTGCATAGCAAATTACGAAGCCTCGGGTAGCCAAGTCCAGCTAACACTTGAGAGGGGCTTACCTGCGATGATTGCTTCTTTTGTATCAAAGCAATTGCCATATCCTTCTCTTTCCTTTGATATGTTGCATTGCTCAACGTGTGGTATTGATTGGGACCAGAAAG AGGGGCTTCTCCTTGTAGAAGTCGATAGAGTTCTGAAGCCAGGAGGCTACTTTGTTTGGACATCTCCCCTCACAAACGCTCGTAACAAAGATGATCTTAAGAGATGGAACTTTGTTCATGATTTTGCTGAAAGCATCTGTTGGACTCTTTTATCTCAGCAAGACAAGACTGTTGTCTGGAAGAAGACAATCAAAACCAAATGTTACAGTGCCCG GAAGCCTGGGGTTGGTCCTTCTGTGTGTTCCAAAGGGCACGACGTCGAGTCTCCTTATTACAGACCGCTTCAGATGTGCCTTGGTGGAACACGTAACCGGAGGTGGATTCCCATTGAAAGCAGGACAAGATGGCCTAGCCGGTCTAACATGAACAAGACCGAACTTTCACTATATG GTCTTCACCAGGAGGTGGTTGGAGAAGATGCTGAGAACTGGAAAGTAAATGTGAGAGAATACTGGTCACTCTTGTCTCCTCTGATATTCTCTGATCACCCCAAGAGACCAGGCGACGAAGACCCGTCACCCCCTTACAACATGCTCAGAAACGTTTTGGACATGAATGCTCAATACGGTGGGCTCAACTCCGCGTTGTTGGAAGCAAAGAAATCGGTTTGGGTCATGAATGTTGTCCCTACAGCTGGACCAAACCACCTCCCTATGATCCTTGACCGTGGCTTTGTCGGAGTTTTGCACGACTG GTGTGAAGCATTCCCGAGTTATCCGAGAACATACGATCTGGTCCACGCAGACAATCTTTTGACTCTTCAGACAAGCAAGCTCCGGAGCTCATGCTCGTTTATGCAAATATTCACAGAGATTGATAGATTACTTCGTCCAGAG GGATGGGTGATAATCCGTGACACGGCGCAGCTGGTGGAAGCAGCCAGAGCTTTGACAACGCAGTTGAAGTGGGAAGCTAGAGTCATAGAGGTTGAAAGCAGCAGTGAACAGAGACTTCTCGTCTGTCAAAAACCAATCACCAAGAGACAATCAATCTGA
- the LOC106353445 gene encoding probable mitochondrial adenine nucleotide transporter BTL2 has product MSGLHILPHDPSSPSSSSDLSNEAFFITGGLFLEPPDLSSPFFRSISSKCICSDSKPLHFTGHRRNQTRLRSDKNFLFMSLSLSKDEKTVSSGVRRRSGTMNTRKHLWAGAVAAMVSKTFLAPLERLKLEYTVRGEQRNLLVVAKTIATTQGFRGFWKGNLLNVLRTAPFKAVNFCAYDMYRKQLLRLAGNDEATNFERFVAGAAAGITATVLCLPLDTIRTKLVARGGEALGGIAGAFKYMIQTEGLLSLYKGLVPSIASMALSGAVFYGVYDILKSSYLHTPEGRKRLKDMKQQGQELNALDKLELGPIRTLLYGAVAGACTEVATYPFEVVRRQLQMQIGRDKLNALAMGFNIIERGGVPALYAGLLPSLLQVLPSAAISYFVYECMKIVLKVE; this is encoded by the exons ATGTCAGGACTCCACATCTTACCTCACGATCCTTCGTCTCCTTCAAGCTCTAGCGACCTATCCAATGAAGCTTTCTTTATCACAGGAGGTTTGTTTCTCGAACCACCAGACCTCTCGTCTCCCTTCTTCCGCTCCATCTCCTCCAAATGCATTTGCTCAGACTCAAAGCCTCTGCATTTCACCGGTCACCGGAGAAACCAAACCCGTCTCCGTTCCGACAAGAACTTTCTCTTCATGTCCCTAAGCTTGAGTAAAGACGAAAAAACAGTTTCCAGTGGAgtgagaagaagaagtgggaccATGAACACACGGAAGCATCTCTGGGCTGGTGCTGTAGCTGCCATGGTTTCAAA AACTTTCTTAGCCCCACTTGAGAGACTGAAGCTTGAGTACACAGTTCGCGGTGAGCAGAGGAACTTGTTGGTGGTGGCTAAGACGATTGCGACCACGCAAGGCTTCAGAGGTTTTTGGAAAGGAAACTTGCTAAATGTTCTCAGGACGGCTCCTTTCAAAGCCGTCAACTTTTGTGCCTACGATATGTATAGAAAGCAGTTGCTTAGACTCGCTGGGAATGATGAGGCTACTAACTTTGAGAGGTTTGTTGCTGGTGCTGCTGCTGGGATCACTGCTACTGTTCTCTGCTTGCCTCTTGACACT ATACGAACAAAACTAGTGGCTCGGGGAGGAGAAGCCTTGGGAGGGATCGCAGGAGCGTTCAAGTATATGATCCAAACCGAAGGACTGTTGTCTCTCTACAAGGGTCTCGTCCCATCAATAGCAAGCATGGCTCTGTCAGGTGCAGTTTTCTACGGCGTTTACGACATCCTTAAGTCGTCTTATCTGCATACACCAGAAGGCCGGAAAAGACTCAAAGACATGAAGCAGCAGGGGCAAGAACTCAATGCTCTGGACAAGCTCGAGTTAGGACCTATTAGAACTCTCCTGTACGGTGCTGTAGCAGGTGCTTGTACTGAGGTAGCTACGTATCCTTTTGAAGTAGTGAGACGACAGCTTCAGATGCAGATTGGTAGAGACAAGTTGAATGCTTTAGCTATGGGGTTTAATATCATTGAAAGAGGAGGGGTGCCTGCTTTATACGCTGGGCTTTTGCCTAGCTTGCTTCAG GTGTTGCCTTCTGCTGCAATAAGTTACTTTGTCTACGAGTGTATGAAGATAGTGCTTAAAGTAGAGTGA
- the LOC106356920 gene encoding synaptonemal complex protein 1 isoform X1, with protein sequence MQKIGFPAMKSLDQIRSMALGSAKNLSFSSSRQPHDSVSSGNFSNLKFTAEKLVKEQASMKSDLELANSKLKKSKDHILALEEKLQNAFNENAKLRVMQKEDEKLWRGMESKFSSTKTLCDQLTETLQHLASQVQEAEKDKEFFESKFSTSAETIDSLKQQMQDLSVRLSSAEENIKSREKELEELRFEKEQKENSYLSEQCRTASLLNVKDATIANSEAAIAEAKVNIENVNFQIEKLRLELTSKEDEAKYLVGVKENLEQEKMDIRLSADNLSEKLINSDQEVKKLEGFIHSLATELGELDKKNLVFMKNFDKLNALYGTHLMLLQKDRDLASDRAQTLFNQLQGELLSVTFQKEGLQSSGNELYEQREELKKAKETLVSQLAEERCSARQTIEKLESEAKCLVSTNAETEAVVVKLKEEIEALLENLRASENKTEELMLKLSSSELESKENYEKFQADAQRKAEEMEILQKESQSNQLRVDSLSEEVNQLQSVIEEKQLLIHQCKENEKKLDQKTTEDKELLAAAETKLVEAKKQYALMLENKQLELSRHLKELSQRNDQAINEIRRKYDEEKQEIINAEKEKVEKVIKELSTKYDKELSDCKAESKQQLLAIQEDHASLTLSIQKEHENREFNLKAKHDEELRQAQIQAETELTERITTLRNEHDVQLKAFKCQYEDECKKLQDELDLQRSKEERQRALLQMQWRVMSDKDPEEQELNSRKEYSVSSVKVRAPRPASKRTKYATVMQDGDEQDSPFVKAAETPVTKMSKKVENANTRSLMSSQKHHSKVARREYETETNDGRSTKRRKTGGTVMFEEPRRRSTRITPKAKTPRSIAKVAAIRSHPPQSANLGDLFSEGSLNPYADDPYAFD encoded by the exons ATGCAGAAGATAGGGTTCCCGGCGATGAAGAGCTTGGATCAGATTCGATCTATGGCGCTTGGATCGGCGAAGAATCTCTCCTTCTCTTCCTCGCGCCAACCTCACGATTCCGTCTCTTCCGGAAACTTCTCGAATCTCAAGTTCACTGCAG AGAAATTGGTGAAGGAACAGGCATCTATGAAGTCCGATCTTGAATTGGCG AATTCTAAGCTGAAAAAATCCAAGGATCATATACTTGCTTTGGAGGAGAAACTACAGAACGCTTTCAACGAGAATGCTAAGCTCAGGGTGATGCAAAAGGAGGATGAAAAGCTTTGGAGAGGGATGGAGTCCAAGTTTTCTTCAACCAAGACTCTCTGTGATCAACTTACTGAGACTCTGCAGCACTTGGCTTCTCAGGTTCAAGAAG CTGAGAAGGATAAGGAGTTCTTTGAGTCCAAATTCTCTACTAGTGCGGAAACAATTGACTCTTTAAAGCAGCAAATGCAAGATCTCTCTGTGAGACTGAGTTCCGCTGAAGAAAACATCAAAAGCC GAGAGAAGGAACTAGAGGAGCTACGATTCGAGAAAGAACAGAAAGAAAACTCTTATCTTAGTGAACAGTGTAGAACTGCCAGTCTCTTAAACGTGAAAG ATGCTACGATAGCAAATTCTGAAGCAGCTATAGCTGAAGCGAAAGTCAACATTGAGAATGTAAACTTCCAAATTGAGAAGCTGCGGCTGGAGTTAACATCAAAAGAAGACGAGGCCAAATACCTTGTTGGCGTCAAGGAGAATTTGGAACAAGAGAAGATGGATATTCGGCTGAGTGCGGATAATCTATCTGAGAAACTGATTAACTCAGACCAGGAGGTTAAGAAGCTCGAGGGCTTTATCCACTCTTTGGCAACTGAGTTGGGTGAATTGGACAAAAAGAACTTGGTGTTCATGAAAAACTTTGATAAGCTAAATGCTTTATATGGCACTCACCTTATGTTGCTCCAAAAGGATAGAGATCTTGCCTCTGATCGTGCTCAAACGTTATTCAATCAACTCCAAGGAGAGTTATTGAGTGTAACCTTTCAGAAAGAAGGTCTGCAATCATCAGGTAATGAGTTATATGAACAAAGAGAGGAACTGAAGAAAGCTAAAGAGACATTGGTTTCCCAACTTGCCGAGGAACGCTGCTCCGCAAGGCAGACAATTGAAAAACTGGAGTCTGAAGCCAAATGTCTAGTTTCAACAAATGCTGAAACAGAAGCAGTGGTCGTAAAGCTGAAAGAGGAAATAGAAGCTTTGTTGGAAAATCTGAGGGCTTCAGAGAATAAGACG GAAGAATTGATGTTAAAGCTTTCATCATCAGAGCTTGAAAGTAAAGAGAACTATGAGAAGTTTCAGGCTGATGCACAGAGAAAGGCTGAAGAAATGGAGATTTTGCAGAAAGAGAGCCAGAGCAATCAGCTGCGTGTGGATTCATTGTCAGAAGAGGTGAACCAGCTCCAAAGCGTTATTGAAGAAAAACAACTTCTTATCCATCAATGCAAGGAAAATGAAAAGAAGCTGGACCAGAAAACCACAGAG GACAAGGAGCTACTGGCAGCTGCTGAAACTAAGCTTGTAGAGGCGAAGAAGCAATATGCTCTGATGCTGGAAAATAAACAGTTGGAATTATCAAGGCACTTGAAGGAGTTATCTCAGAGGAATGACCAG GCCATTAATGAAATCCGGAGGAAATATGATGAGGAGAAACAGGAGATTATTAATGCAGAAAAGGAAAAG GTTGAGAAGGTTATCAAAGAATTATCCACTAAATATGACAAAGAACTTTCAGATTGTAAAGCCGAATCAAAGCAGCAATTGCTAGCCATTCAAGAGGATCATGCTTCTCTG ACACTCTCAATTCAGAAGGAACACGAAAATAGGGAGTTCAATCTCAAAGCTAAGCACGATGAGGAGCTGAGACAAGCTCAGATTCAGGCTGAAACTGAATTAACCGAG AGGATAACAACACTCAGGAACGAGCATGATGTTCAGTTGAAAGCATTCAAGTGTCAATACGAAGATGAATGCAAGAAGCTGCAAGATGAATTAGATCTTCAAAGATCAAAA GAAGAGAGGCAAAGAGCTTTGTTGCAAATGCAATGGAGGGTTATGAGTGACAAAGATCCTGAAGAGCAAGAACTGAACTCTAGGAAG GAATACTCTGTTTCATCTGTCAAAGTGAGAGCTCCTCGTCCTGCTAGCAAGAGAACCAAGTATGCAACAGTGATGCAGGATGGAGACGAACag GATTCACCTTTTGTAAAGGCAGCAGAAACACCTGTGACAAAGATGTCGAAAAAAGTTGAAAATGCAAATACGAGAAGCTTAATGAGCAGTCAAAAGCATCATAGCAAG GTGGCTCGTCGTGAATATGAAACTGAAACGAACGATGGGAGGTCCACAAAACGAAGGAAAACAGGAGGCACAGTAATGTTTGAG GAGCCAAGGAGGAGATCTACACGGATTACACCCAAAGCCAAAACCCCCAGAAGTATCGCTAAG GTGGCAGCCATAAGGAGTCATCCACCACAGTCTGCAAACCTAGGAGATCTGTTTTCAGAAGGCTCCCTCAATCCTTATGCTGATGATCCTTATGCGTTTGACTGA
- the LOC106356920 gene encoding synaptonemal complex protein 1 isoform X2, with protein MQKEDEKLWRGMESKFSSTKTLCDQLTETLQHLASQVQEAEKDKEFFESKFSTSAETIDSLKQQMQDLSVRLSSAEENIKSREKELEELRFEKEQKENSYLSEQCRTASLLNVKDATIANSEAAIAEAKVNIENVNFQIEKLRLELTSKEDEAKYLVGVKENLEQEKMDIRLSADNLSEKLINSDQEVKKLEGFIHSLATELGELDKKNLVFMKNFDKLNALYGTHLMLLQKDRDLASDRAQTLFNQLQGELLSVTFQKEGLQSSGNELYEQREELKKAKETLVSQLAEERCSARQTIEKLESEAKCLVSTNAETEAVVVKLKEEIEALLENLRASENKTEELMLKLSSSELESKENYEKFQADAQRKAEEMEILQKESQSNQLRVDSLSEEVNQLQSVIEEKQLLIHQCKENEKKLDQKTTEDKELLAAAETKLVEAKKQYALMLENKQLELSRHLKELSQRNDQAINEIRRKYDEEKQEIINAEKEKVEKVIKELSTKYDKELSDCKAESKQQLLAIQEDHASLTLSIQKEHENREFNLKAKHDEELRQAQIQAETELTERITTLRNEHDVQLKAFKCQYEDECKKLQDELDLQRSKEERQRALLQMQWRVMSDKDPEEQELNSRKEYSVSSVKVRAPRPASKRTKYATVMQDGDEQDSPFVKAAETPVTKMSKKVENANTRSLMSSQKHHSKVARREYETETNDGRSTKRRKTGGTVMFEEPRRRSTRITPKAKTPRSIAKVAAIRSHPPQSANLGDLFSEGSLNPYADDPYAFD; from the exons ATGCAAAAGGAGGATGAAAAGCTTTGGAGAGGGATGGAGTCCAAGTTTTCTTCAACCAAGACTCTCTGTGATCAACTTACTGAGACTCTGCAGCACTTGGCTTCTCAGGTTCAAGAAG CTGAGAAGGATAAGGAGTTCTTTGAGTCCAAATTCTCTACTAGTGCGGAAACAATTGACTCTTTAAAGCAGCAAATGCAAGATCTCTCTGTGAGACTGAGTTCCGCTGAAGAAAACATCAAAAGCC GAGAGAAGGAACTAGAGGAGCTACGATTCGAGAAAGAACAGAAAGAAAACTCTTATCTTAGTGAACAGTGTAGAACTGCCAGTCTCTTAAACGTGAAAG ATGCTACGATAGCAAATTCTGAAGCAGCTATAGCTGAAGCGAAAGTCAACATTGAGAATGTAAACTTCCAAATTGAGAAGCTGCGGCTGGAGTTAACATCAAAAGAAGACGAGGCCAAATACCTTGTTGGCGTCAAGGAGAATTTGGAACAAGAGAAGATGGATATTCGGCTGAGTGCGGATAATCTATCTGAGAAACTGATTAACTCAGACCAGGAGGTTAAGAAGCTCGAGGGCTTTATCCACTCTTTGGCAACTGAGTTGGGTGAATTGGACAAAAAGAACTTGGTGTTCATGAAAAACTTTGATAAGCTAAATGCTTTATATGGCACTCACCTTATGTTGCTCCAAAAGGATAGAGATCTTGCCTCTGATCGTGCTCAAACGTTATTCAATCAACTCCAAGGAGAGTTATTGAGTGTAACCTTTCAGAAAGAAGGTCTGCAATCATCAGGTAATGAGTTATATGAACAAAGAGAGGAACTGAAGAAAGCTAAAGAGACATTGGTTTCCCAACTTGCCGAGGAACGCTGCTCCGCAAGGCAGACAATTGAAAAACTGGAGTCTGAAGCCAAATGTCTAGTTTCAACAAATGCTGAAACAGAAGCAGTGGTCGTAAAGCTGAAAGAGGAAATAGAAGCTTTGTTGGAAAATCTGAGGGCTTCAGAGAATAAGACG GAAGAATTGATGTTAAAGCTTTCATCATCAGAGCTTGAAAGTAAAGAGAACTATGAGAAGTTTCAGGCTGATGCACAGAGAAAGGCTGAAGAAATGGAGATTTTGCAGAAAGAGAGCCAGAGCAATCAGCTGCGTGTGGATTCATTGTCAGAAGAGGTGAACCAGCTCCAAAGCGTTATTGAAGAAAAACAACTTCTTATCCATCAATGCAAGGAAAATGAAAAGAAGCTGGACCAGAAAACCACAGAG GACAAGGAGCTACTGGCAGCTGCTGAAACTAAGCTTGTAGAGGCGAAGAAGCAATATGCTCTGATGCTGGAAAATAAACAGTTGGAATTATCAAGGCACTTGAAGGAGTTATCTCAGAGGAATGACCAG GCCATTAATGAAATCCGGAGGAAATATGATGAGGAGAAACAGGAGATTATTAATGCAGAAAAGGAAAAG GTTGAGAAGGTTATCAAAGAATTATCCACTAAATATGACAAAGAACTTTCAGATTGTAAAGCCGAATCAAAGCAGCAATTGCTAGCCATTCAAGAGGATCATGCTTCTCTG ACACTCTCAATTCAGAAGGAACACGAAAATAGGGAGTTCAATCTCAAAGCTAAGCACGATGAGGAGCTGAGACAAGCTCAGATTCAGGCTGAAACTGAATTAACCGAG AGGATAACAACACTCAGGAACGAGCATGATGTTCAGTTGAAAGCATTCAAGTGTCAATACGAAGATGAATGCAAGAAGCTGCAAGATGAATTAGATCTTCAAAGATCAAAA GAAGAGAGGCAAAGAGCTTTGTTGCAAATGCAATGGAGGGTTATGAGTGACAAAGATCCTGAAGAGCAAGAACTGAACTCTAGGAAG GAATACTCTGTTTCATCTGTCAAAGTGAGAGCTCCTCGTCCTGCTAGCAAGAGAACCAAGTATGCAACAGTGATGCAGGATGGAGACGAACag GATTCACCTTTTGTAAAGGCAGCAGAAACACCTGTGACAAAGATGTCGAAAAAAGTTGAAAATGCAAATACGAGAAGCTTAATGAGCAGTCAAAAGCATCATAGCAAG GTGGCTCGTCGTGAATATGAAACTGAAACGAACGATGGGAGGTCCACAAAACGAAGGAAAACAGGAGGCACAGTAATGTTTGAG GAGCCAAGGAGGAGATCTACACGGATTACACCCAAAGCCAAAACCCCCAGAAGTATCGCTAAG GTGGCAGCCATAAGGAGTCATCCACCACAGTCTGCAAACCTAGGAGATCTGTTTTCAGAAGGCTCCCTCAATCCTTATGCTGATGATCCTTATGCGTTTGACTGA
- the BNAA07G20680D gene encoding uncharacterized protein BNAA07G20680D, whose product MVSRQEGTLYTRKRDFTIYGEEFHNSFKKSKQEDPSQGKLQSTMFNERPKSESMRSITFDFELHLHTPLPSNCQKSIEAKGYSRASEDHSSYPKDPVIVGRPKMSLDLELNLSPSTITTKIDESTNHNKTVSSSEGKNLTSQSKKTTIGTGLNRSLSWLAFEGGDGDQKEQEMVTKVCMKCHMLVMLCTSSPVCPNCKFMHPHDHSSTKLFKPSNLLRLMC is encoded by the exons ATGGTTTCTCGACAAGAAGGAACCCTCTACACCAGAAAGAGGGATTTCACAATCTATGGGGAAGAGTTTCATAATTCATTCAAGAAGAGCAAACAAGAAGATCCATCACAGGGCAAACTTCAGAGCACTATGTTCAATGAACGACCAAAATCAGAGAGTATGAGATCAATTACCTTTGATTTTGAACTTCATCTCCACACTCCTCTACCTTCAAATTGCCAAAAATCTATAGAGGCTAAG GGATATTCGAGAGCATCTGAGGATCATAGTTCATACCCCAAAGATCCCGTGATTGTTGGACGACCCAAGATGAGCCTAGACCTAGAGCTGAACCTTTCACCTTCAACAATCACAACGAAGATAGATGAATCCACAAATCACAATAAGACCGTGTCATCATCAGAGGGTAAGAACTTGACAAGTCAGAGTAAGAAGACAACAATTGGGACCGGGTTAAACCGATCACTGTCTTGGCTTGCTTTTGAAGGTGGTGACGGTGATCAGAAGGAGCAAGAGATGGTAACAAAAGTGTGCATGAAATGCCACATGCTGGTTATGCTGTGTACATCAAGTCCTGTTTGTCCCAACTGCAAGTTCATGCACCCGCATGATCACAGCTCTACAAAACTGTTTAAACCATCTAATTTGCTGAGGCTCATGTGCTAG